A portion of the Staphylococcus felis genome contains these proteins:
- the bioD gene encoding dethiobiotin synthase, giving the protein MKLFITSTNTDIGKTYVTQNLFKRLTSEGYNVCIFKPFQTEMLPDGTYPDLEVYRNECQLTYQLTSLYTFKDPVSPHLAFKREPDQPFDINKVLNRLALLDRTFDFVLIEGAGGIAVPIYEYESHFYMTTDLIKDTADKVISVLPSQLGAISDAIVHHHYLKHMNLPPHILLMNQFTNTALEQDNHTTIEKFTNEPVFTFKKEGKPEDFSNTFIQQILGGQNHE; this is encoded by the coding sequence ATGAAATTATTTATAACAAGTACCAATACAGATATAGGGAAAACCTACGTCACTCAGAACTTATTCAAGCGTTTAACAAGTGAAGGATATAACGTCTGTATTTTCAAACCCTTTCAAACAGAGATGCTTCCAGATGGTACCTATCCTGATTTAGAAGTATATCGCAATGAATGTCAGTTGACGTATCAACTCACATCCCTTTATACCTTCAAAGATCCTGTATCACCCCATCTCGCGTTTAAGAGAGAGCCGGACCAACCCTTTGATATCAACAAAGTGTTAAACCGTTTGGCACTACTTGATAGGACATTTGATTTCGTGTTGATTGAAGGGGCTGGTGGGATTGCGGTGCCGATTTACGAATATGAATCACACTTTTATATGACCACCGATCTCATCAAAGATACAGCGGACAAGGTCATCAGTGTCTTGCCATCTCAACTTGGCGCAATTAGTGATGCTATCGTTCACCATCACTATTTAAAACATATGAACCTACCCCCACACATACTTTTGATGAATCAATTTACGAATACTGCACTGGAACAAGACAATCACACGACAATTGAAAAATTTACAAATGAACCCGTCTTTACATTTAAAAAAGAGGGCAAGCCTGAAGATTTTTCAAATACGTTTATTCAACAGATATTAGGAGGACAAAATCATGAGTAA
- a CDS encoding ABC transporter permease encodes MKGNLFQQLIEYFQTNAGYLWELFLNHLLMSVYGVLFAAIIGIPIGIIIARYSKLSGAMITIANIIQTVPVIAMLAILMLGMGLGMNTVIFTVFLYALLPIIKNTYTGITGVDKNIIDAGKGMGMTRNQILRMIELPLSLSVIIGGLRIALVVAIGVVAVGSFIGAPTLGDIIIRGTNATDGTLFILAGALPIVVIVVIVDILLRILEKRLDPSNRKTIQSS; translated from the coding sequence ATGAAGGGAAATCTCTTTCAACAGCTTATTGAATATTTTCAAACCAATGCGGGTTATCTATGGGAATTATTCTTAAATCATTTGCTGATGTCAGTATATGGCGTATTGTTTGCGGCTATTATTGGGATTCCAATAGGGATCATCATTGCCAGATATAGTAAGTTATCAGGTGCAATGATAACGATTGCCAATATCATTCAAACTGTACCTGTCATCGCAATGCTTGCTATTTTAATGTTAGGCATGGGACTTGGCATGAATACAGTCATCTTTACAGTGTTTTTATACGCATTGTTGCCTATTATTAAAAACACCTATACAGGCATTACAGGTGTCGATAAAAATATTATTGATGCTGGAAAAGGAATGGGCATGACGCGGAATCAGATTCTACGTATGATTGAGTTACCATTGTCATTGTCTGTCATTATTGGGGGGCTTCGCATTGCGTTAGTTGTTGCAATTGGCGTTGTTGCAGTAGGGTCTTTTATCGGTGCACCGACGTTAGGAGATATTATTATTCGCGGCACGAATGCAACTGATGGAACGTTGTTTATTTTAGCTGGTGCGCTCCCTATCGTTGTCATCGTTGTTATTGTTGATATTCTCTTACGGATACTTGAAAAACGATTAGATCCTTCAAACCGCAAGACCATTCAATCATCATAA
- a CDS encoding aminotransferase class I/II-fold pyridoxal phosphate-dependent enzyme produces the protein MNLEQTLTDLKEKGLYRQLINIESISGKWLTIEGQHYINFTSNDYLGLGQLDFDPQDYARFLNQYGHHLSSSRLISGNSSVYHSLESRISQWLGFEACILLNSGYDANLAVFNSLKDQNILVFSDQKNHASLIDGIKLSSIEKVIFKHLDYDELEEHLALYQCVDMPKVIVSDSIFSTDGSIANLQRLIELKKRYDAWLIIDDSHGLGLHTLEHYTEIDIVTSSLSKAWGAHGGAILCSHTVKELIINKGRSLIYTSGLPTYQLYFIQHRFEYIQHADTRRKKLFGLSDYFNRQLQIYFPNQSISMSPIKNIVFESLHDAERIYRRLYNQKLFVSYLRYPTVQNPTLRISLSYFHDKDDIDTLFKAMIDTMKEVKYV, from the coding sequence ATGAATTTAGAGCAAACTTTGACAGATTTAAAAGAAAAAGGATTATATCGTCAATTGATTAATATCGAATCCATCTCTGGTAAATGGCTGACAATCGAAGGGCAACATTATATTAATTTTACATCAAATGATTATTTAGGGCTTGGGCAACTCGATTTTGACCCTCAAGATTATGCTAGATTTCTTAATCAATATGGTCATCATCTCTCTAGTTCTAGACTTATTAGTGGCAATTCTAGTGTCTATCACTCGTTAGAATCTCGTATCAGTCAATGGCTAGGCTTTGAAGCGTGCATCTTATTAAATAGTGGTTACGACGCCAATTTGGCAGTATTTAATAGCCTCAAAGACCAAAATATCTTAGTATTTTCAGATCAAAAGAATCACGCCAGTTTGATTGATGGCATCAAACTAAGCAGTATCGAAAAAGTGATATTCAAACACCTAGATTATGACGAACTAGAAGAACACTTAGCACTGTATCAATGTGTTGACATGCCTAAAGTCATTGTTTCAGATAGTATTTTTTCAACAGATGGCAGTATAGCCAACCTTCAGCGCTTAATCGAACTCAAAAAACGTTATGATGCATGGTTGATTATTGATGACTCACATGGTTTAGGACTTCATACTTTAGAACACTACACTGAGATTGACATAGTGACCTCAAGCTTATCAAAAGCTTGGGGTGCACATGGCGGCGCTATATTATGTAGTCATACAGTCAAGGAACTCATCATTAATAAAGGACGATCACTCATTTATACGAGTGGCCTACCAACATATCAACTATACTTTATCCAACATCGATTTGAATATATACAACACGCCGACACAAGACGGAAGAAGCTCTTCGGATTGAGTGATTACTTTAATCGACAACTTCAAATATATTTTCCGAATCAGTCGATTTCCATGTCACCCATTAAAAATATCGTTTTTGAGTCGCTGCATGACGCCGAGCGCATTTATCGTAGACTCTATAATCAAAAGTTATTCGTCAGTTACTTACGTTACCCAACTGTTCAGAACCCCACACTCCGTATTTCCTTGTCCTATTTTCATGACAAAGATGATATCGATACATTGTTTAAAGCAATGATTGATACGATGAAGGAGGTCAAATATGTATAG
- a CDS encoding alpha/beta hydrolase, whose translation MAVMHMNYMSKTIGMHQSFVVILPEDTTYFDTSKTPKRLKSLLLLHGLSSDATSYLRYTSIERYANEHQLAVIMPNAAHSFYTNMKHGHRYYDYVLEVWDYVHQILPLSAAREDHLIAGHSMGGYGALKFALTQSERFAKVAPLSAVYDVHLLKHYEWYDFSFDDVVDVDDEDAFKTFSPYHLVEAALKEGRDIPELFIMCGTEDELYQDHIRFTQFLTEKQIPYTFLASEGKHDYAYWDKAIQIVIERLTS comes from the coding sequence ATGGCTGTGATGCATATGAATTATATGTCCAAAACAATTGGCATGCATCAATCATTTGTAGTGATATTACCAGAGGATACAACCTATTTTGATACATCTAAAACACCCAAACGGTTAAAGTCATTATTATTACTGCACGGATTATCAAGTGATGCAACATCTTATTTGCGTTATACGAGTATCGAACGCTATGCAAATGAGCATCAACTAGCGGTTATTATGCCCAATGCCGCTCACAGCTTTTATACGAATATGAAGCATGGTCATCGATACTATGATTATGTTTTAGAAGTTTGGGACTATGTCCATCAAATTTTACCTTTATCAGCAGCGCGTGAAGATCATTTGATTGCAGGTCATTCTATGGGCGGTTATGGGGCGCTCAAGTTTGCATTAACACAAAGCGAACGATTTGCCAAAGTAGCACCATTGTCAGCTGTTTATGATGTCCATTTGTTAAAGCATTACGAATGGTATGATTTTTCGTTTGACGATGTTGTAGATGTTGATGACGAAGACGCATTCAAAACCTTTAGTCCATATCATCTTGTCGAAGCGGCATTAAAAGAGGGGCGTGACATTCCAGAGCTATTCATCATGTGTGGCACAGAAGACGAGCTTTATCAAGATCATATTCGTTTTACGCAATTTTTAACAGAAAAGCAAATTCCATACACTTTTTTGGCAAGCGAAGGGAAACATGATTATGCGTATTGGGACAAAGCCATCCAAATCGTAATTGAACGGTTGACGTCATAA
- the bioA gene encoding adenosylmethionine--8-amino-7-oxononanoate transaminase, whose protein sequence is MSKTQQLTKKDHTYVWHPFTQMGVYTKDEPIIIEKGRGSYLYDTKGNKYLDGYASLWVNVHGHRNKKLNKAIHKQLNQIAHSTLLGSSNIPSIELAEKLIQITPDRLQKVFYSDTGSASVEIAIKMAYQYWKNINPQKYAHKNKFLTLKHGYHGDTIGAVSVGGIDTFHKIFKHLIFENIQLESPSLYRSHYKDEKEMLAHILERIETILSEQNDEVAGFILEPLIQGATGLFVHPPGFLKAVEQLCRKYNVLLICDEVAVGFGRTGEMFACQHEDVQPDIMCLGKAITGGYLPLAATLTSQEIYNAFLSDSHGVNTFFHGHTYTGNQIVCSVALENIRLYEEDRLLPHIQKTSRTLETKLSELKGHPNVGDVRGRGLMFGVELVQDQESKTPLDIPTVEGIIRLCKDYGLMIRNLENVITFVPVLSMSNKEIKKMVKIFKRALKDVLDKNHSNR, encoded by the coding sequence ATGAGTAAAACACAACAATTAACCAAAAAAGATCATACATACGTGTGGCATCCATTCACACAAATGGGTGTTTATACGAAAGATGAACCTATTATCATCGAAAAAGGACGCGGTAGTTACCTCTATGACACGAAGGGCAACAAATACTTGGACGGCTATGCTTCTTTATGGGTCAATGTTCACGGACACCGAAACAAAAAGCTCAATAAAGCGATTCACAAACAACTGAATCAAATCGCACACTCAACGCTACTAGGGTCTTCAAATATCCCTTCAATTGAATTAGCAGAAAAACTGATTCAAATAACACCGGATCGTTTACAGAAGGTATTTTACTCAGATACAGGTAGTGCCTCTGTGGAGATTGCGATTAAGATGGCATATCAATATTGGAAAAATATTAACCCTCAAAAATATGCGCATAAAAATAAGTTTTTGACACTGAAACATGGATACCATGGAGATACGATTGGCGCTGTCAGTGTAGGAGGCATCGATACATTTCATAAAATTTTCAAACACTTAATCTTTGAAAACATTCAACTTGAAAGTCCTTCGCTTTACCGTAGTCATTATAAAGACGAAAAAGAGATGCTTGCTCATATTTTAGAGCGTATTGAAACGATTTTATCAGAACAAAATGATGAGGTGGCAGGCTTTATATTAGAGCCACTCATTCAAGGTGCAACAGGATTGTTCGTGCACCCGCCTGGCTTTTTAAAAGCAGTAGAACAATTATGTCGAAAGTACAATGTTTTACTTATTTGTGATGAAGTCGCAGTTGGATTCGGGCGAACGGGTGAGATGTTTGCATGCCAACACGAGGATGTTCAGCCAGATATTATGTGCCTCGGCAAAGCCATTACAGGTGGCTATTTACCTTTAGCAGCGACACTCACATCTCAAGAAATTTACAATGCTTTCCTAAGTGATTCACATGGTGTGAACACCTTTTTCCATGGTCATACTTATACAGGAAACCAAATTGTGTGTTCAGTAGCGCTGGAAAATATTCGCTTATATGAAGAGGACAGACTGCTACCACACATCCAGAAGACTTCCCGCACTCTTGAGACAAAACTTTCTGAACTTAAAGGACATCCCAATGTTGGTGACGTCAGAGGGCGCGGCTTAATGTTCGGCGTTGAACTCGTTCAAGACCAAGAGTCGAAAACACCATTAGACATCCCTACAGTTGAAGGCATTATTCGTCTTTGTAAAGATTATGGACTGATGATTCGAAATTTAGAAAATGTCATTACTTTCGTTCCAGTACTAAGTATGTCAAATAAGGAAATTAAAAAGATGGTTAAAATTTTCAAACGCGCTTTAAAAGACGTTTTAGACAAGAATCACTCAAATCGATAA
- a CDS encoding osmoprotectant ABC transporter substrate-binding protein, which produces MKRIKKSLIVVIVCLTVLSGCSLPGLNNSHSDGDVSITALATSESQILSHMLRLLIEHDTNGEVKPTLINNLGSSVIQHNAIESGDANISGVRYTGTELTGALNQDPIKDPKRAMTVVQSEFDQQFDQTFFDSYGFDNTYALMVTKDTAEKYHLKTVSDLKAHANELRVGMDSSWMSREGDGYKAFQKDYDLSFGTVRPMQIGLVYDALDSGSLDVAVGYSTDGRIAAYDLVVLDDDHQFFPPYDASPLVTNALLKEHPDLKPIIEKLEGQISTEEMQKLNYQADGQGQEPAIVAQQFLEKHNYFDKRDTRHTKGGQGE; this is translated from the coding sequence ATGAAAAGGATTAAAAAAAGTTTAATTGTTGTAATAGTGTGTCTAACGGTATTATCTGGATGTAGTTTACCAGGGTTAAACAATAGTCATTCAGATGGTGACGTGAGCATTACTGCATTAGCAACGAGCGAATCACAAATATTATCACACATGTTAAGGCTATTAATTGAACATGATACAAACGGTGAAGTTAAACCCACATTGATTAATAATTTGGGATCAAGTGTTATACAGCATAATGCAATTGAAAGTGGAGATGCTAACATATCGGGTGTTCGATACACGGGTACAGAGTTAACGGGTGCACTGAATCAAGATCCTATTAAAGATCCGAAACGTGCGATGACGGTTGTACAAAGCGAATTTGATCAGCAATTTGATCAAACCTTTTTTGACTCATATGGCTTTGATAATACGTATGCATTAATGGTGACAAAAGATACAGCAGAAAAGTATCACTTAAAAACGGTGTCAGATTTAAAAGCGCATGCCAATGAACTTAGAGTAGGGATGGATAGTTCTTGGATGAGTCGTGAAGGAGACGGTTACAAAGCATTCCAAAAAGACTACGATTTGAGTTTTGGTACGGTTAGACCTATGCAAATCGGACTTGTTTATGATGCGTTAGACTCAGGCAGCTTAGACGTTGCAGTGGGCTATTCAACGGACGGGCGCATTGCCGCTTATGATTTGGTTGTTTTAGATGACGATCATCAGTTTTTTCCACCCTATGATGCCAGTCCGCTTGTTACAAATGCGTTACTGAAAGAACATCCTGATTTAAAACCAATTATAGAAAAGTTAGAAGGTCAAATTTCAACAGAAGAGATGCAAAAGTTGAATTATCAAGCTGATGGTCAAGGTCAAGAGCCAGCCATTGTGGCACAACAATTTTTAGAAAAACATAACTACTTCGATAAGAGGGATACTAGGCATACTAAAGGGGGTCAAGGTGAATGA
- a CDS encoding betaine/proline/choline family ABC transporter ATP-binding protein (Members of the family are the ATP-binding subunit of ABC transporters for substrates such as betaine, L-proline or other amino acids, choline, carnitine, etc. The substrate specificity is best determined from the substrate-binding subunit, rather than this subunit, as it interacts with the permease subunit and not with substrate directly.) — translation MLSIKNLTKVYEGGKKAVDNMNIDIESGEFVAFIGTSGSGKTTALRMINRMIEATEGEIVIDGKNVRHMNPVELRRSIGYVIQQIGLMPHMTVKENIVLVPKLLKWSQEKKDQKAKELIQLVDLPESYLDQYPSQLSGGQQQRIGVVRALAAEQDIILMDEPFGALDPITRDTLQDLVKKLQKQLGKTFIFVTHDMDEAIKLADKICIMSNGRVIQYDTPDNILRHPANDFVRDFIGQNRLIQDRPNIRTVEDAMIKPVTVNIDHSLNDAVAIMRDRRVDTIFVIDHHDQLLGYLDIEDINQGLRSRQLLIDTMQRDIYTVRIDSKLQDSVRTILKRNIRNVPVVASDNKTLVGLVTRANLVDIVYDSIWGEADEAPLEETTVSHQSTGDDAS, via the coding sequence ATGTTAAGTATTAAAAATTTAACGAAAGTTTATGAAGGTGGGAAGAAAGCTGTCGATAATATGAATATTGACATCGAATCAGGTGAATTTGTCGCTTTTATCGGTACGAGTGGAAGCGGTAAAACAACGGCACTTCGTATGATTAACCGGATGATTGAAGCGACAGAAGGCGAAATTGTAATTGACGGCAAAAATGTACGTCATATGAACCCTGTTGAGTTAAGACGAAGTATCGGATATGTGATACAACAAATCGGGTTGATGCCACATATGACAGTAAAGGAGAATATTGTTCTCGTTCCTAAATTATTAAAATGGTCTCAAGAGAAAAAAGACCAAAAAGCGAAAGAACTCATTCAACTTGTGGATTTACCAGAATCTTATTTAGATCAATATCCATCACAATTATCGGGAGGGCAACAACAGCGAATTGGTGTTGTTCGTGCCTTAGCAGCGGAACAAGATATTATTTTAATGGATGAACCGTTTGGCGCATTAGATCCTATTACAAGAGATACCTTGCAAGATCTCGTCAAAAAATTACAAAAGCAGTTAGGTAAAACCTTTATTTTTGTGACACATGACATGGATGAAGCGATTAAACTAGCAGATAAAATATGCATTATGTCAAATGGACGTGTGATTCAGTATGATACGCCTGATAATATTTTAAGACATCCTGCAAATGATTTTGTGAGAGACTTTATTGGACAAAACCGCTTGATACAAGACCGACCGAATATTCGAACGGTTGAAGACGCTATGATTAAACCTGTAACGGTCAATATTGACCACAGTTTAAATGATGCTGTAGCGATTATGAGAGACCGACGAGTGGATACTATTTTTGTGATTGATCACCATGACCAATTATTGGGCTATTTAGATATTGAAGACATTAATCAAGGTTTACGTTCGCGGCAGTTATTAATTGATACGATGCAACGTGATATTTACACGGTACGTATTGATAGTAAGTTGCAAGATTCTGTACGGACGATTTTAAAACGGAATATACGGAATGTGCCAGTTGTGGCAAGCGATAATAAAACGTTAGTGGGACTAGTGACGCGTGCGAATTTAGTTGATATTGTGTATGACAGCATATGGGGAGAAGCAGATGAGGCACCATTAGAAGAAACAACAGTATCGCATCAATCTACAGGAGATGATGCATCATGA
- a CDS encoding 6-carboxyhexanoate--CoA ligase produces the protein MYSVKMRSSQNTSHISGAETICDMKDIEKTIQNYFKKGFFHENGEVDFLNLKIEKVTQPIQTLNALNIYENHTLNTLIQQSGVSRAALNKGRHYIQNEINYRGAIILCAKTGRRLDSTKERGVRVTHFAFENHSTSALSERVQDALAIATCISHHSHVKGELCISDDLSYTTGYYATPLGYHRLHHMKANNSREGGRIIFVDDTIHLDSYIAFLEKTPKRIIYNP, from the coding sequence ATGTATAGTGTTAAAATGCGATCTAGTCAAAACACTTCTCACATTAGTGGTGCTGAAACGATATGTGATATGAAAGATATTGAAAAAACTATTCAAAACTATTTCAAAAAAGGATTTTTTCACGAAAATGGTGAGGTCGATTTTTTAAATTTAAAAATTGAAAAAGTCACACAACCTATTCAAACACTCAATGCACTTAATATATACGAAAATCACACGTTGAATACGCTCATTCAACAAAGTGGTGTCTCTCGTGCAGCACTTAACAAAGGGCGCCATTATATTCAAAATGAGATCAATTACCGTGGGGCCATTATATTATGTGCTAAGACAGGTCGTCGCTTAGACTCTACAAAAGAGCGAGGCGTTAGAGTCACACACTTTGCATTTGAAAATCATAGCACCTCAGCGTTAAGTGAACGAGTCCAAGATGCGCTTGCAATTGCGACATGCATTAGTCATCATTCACATGTCAAAGGCGAGCTATGTATTTCAGATGACTTATCATATACAACAGGTTATTATGCCACCCCTCTTGGCTATCATCGTTTGCATCATATGAAAGCCAATAACAGTCGTGAGGGTGGACGTATTATTTTTGTAGATGACACCATTCATTTAGACAGCTATATTGCGTTTTTAGAGAAGACACCGAAGCGAATTATATATAACCCTTAA
- a CDS encoding (4Fe-4S)-binding protein has translation MAKQYTGNDIDVFFEPKRCIHAAECVKNLPSVFDTSKRPWVDPSQSDADTIARVVELCPSGALTYNRKDGAPNEHHDHTEVTIGDDNQIYLRGEATIKWNDETIYVNRAILKGDANTKEYPFYTKNN, from the coding sequence TTGGCTAAACAATACACTGGTAACGATATTGATGTATTCTTTGAACCGAAACGATGCATCCACGCAGCTGAATGTGTTAAAAATTTACCTTCAGTTTTTGATACAAGCAAACGACCATGGGTAGACCCAAGCCAATCAGATGCTGATACAATTGCACGTGTAGTCGAACTATGTCCAAGTGGCGCTTTAACCTATAATCGAAAAGACGGCGCCCCAAACGAACACCATGATCACACCGAAGTGACAATAGGAGACGACAATCAAATCTATTTACGTGGTGAAGCAACCATTAAGTGGAACGATGAGACCATTTACGTCAATCGCGCCATCTTAAAAGGAGATGCAAACACAAAAGAATACCCATTTTACACCAAAAACAATTGA
- a CDS encoding bifunctional metallophosphatase/5'-nucleotidase has product MTEICILEISDVHGYWYPTDYRKRHQDMPMGLFQLQSLLNQEKANHPHTLLVDNGDFIQGSPLCYYLARMKDYQTFTDIYNRIGIDVGVLGNHEFNYGLSYLENIINGLNYPVLSANILKGNQPFTGDGVAWFEFEGVSLAVIGLTTSNIPIWEKPEYIEGLTFNDAVKTLEERLSKVTKQADVIVVSYHGGFEKDLQTGEATEALTGENVGYELLTQFPEIDVLLTGHQHRRIATTMNGTAVIQPGAKGSTYGKVILDYHSETEKVSIRQTTLVDVPESMPEVVLSQEDMALKHKVEDWLEERIAYVETSMIVNDPFEARRSPHPFTNLLNLIQMDLSGAEISCTALFDSGNGFEGDVTMRDVIANYPFPNTFNVLALTGQDIKDALEVNATYFEVVDGQLTVAKPFLEPKPQHYNYDIYSGITYHYDISKPIHQRVVELKYRGQPMKMDDTFHVVMNNYRAGGGGGYSMFSADKIIKDIPVEGAQMIIDYFKAHPYLEVPNVTDFQVKYS; this is encoded by the coding sequence ATGACAGAGATATGTATATTAGAAATTAGTGATGTGCATGGCTATTGGTATCCAACAGATTACCGTAAACGTCACCAAGATATGCCAATGGGATTGTTTCAATTACAATCATTACTGAATCAAGAAAAAGCGAATCATCCTCATACGTTGCTTGTGGATAATGGTGATTTTATACAGGGGTCGCCGTTATGTTATTATTTAGCGCGCATGAAAGATTATCAGACCTTCACTGATATATACAATCGAATAGGTATAGATGTCGGTGTATTAGGCAATCACGAATTTAACTATGGATTAAGTTATTTGGAAAACATCATCAATGGGCTGAATTATCCGGTGCTCTCTGCGAATATCCTTAAAGGCAATCAGCCATTTACAGGAGATGGTGTTGCTTGGTTTGAATTTGAAGGTGTATCACTAGCTGTGATTGGCTTGACAACTTCAAACATTCCGATATGGGAAAAGCCAGAATATATTGAAGGGCTAACTTTTAATGATGCTGTGAAGACACTTGAAGAGCGTTTGTCTAAAGTGACAAAACAAGCAGACGTTATTGTGGTAAGCTACCATGGTGGCTTTGAAAAAGATTTGCAAACAGGAGAAGCGACAGAAGCGTTAACGGGTGAAAATGTGGGATATGAGCTGCTGACACAATTTCCTGAAATCGATGTGTTACTCACAGGACATCAACATCGCCGAATTGCGACAACGATGAATGGAACGGCGGTTATACAGCCCGGTGCTAAAGGAAGTACGTATGGCAAGGTGATACTTGATTATCATTCTGAGACAGAAAAGGTCTCAATACGTCAAACGACTTTAGTTGATGTGCCAGAGTCTATGCCTGAAGTAGTATTGTCGCAAGAGGATATGGCGTTAAAGCATAAAGTTGAAGACTGGTTAGAAGAGCGCATTGCCTATGTGGAAACGTCGATGATTGTGAACGATCCTTTTGAAGCACGTCGTTCACCCCACCCGTTTACCAATTTACTCAATTTGATTCAAATGGATTTGAGTGGCGCAGAGATTAGTTGTACAGCATTATTTGATAGTGGGAACGGATTTGAAGGAGACGTGACAATGCGAGATGTGATTGCTAATTATCCATTTCCTAATACTTTTAACGTTTTAGCGTTGACGGGTCAAGATATTAAAGATGCTTTAGAGGTGAATGCAACTTATTTTGAAGTTGTAGACGGTCAATTAACGGTTGCCAAACCATTTTTAGAACCTAAGCCTCAACATTACAACTACGATATATACAGTGGGATTACATATCATTATGATATTTCAAAGCCTATCCATCAACGCGTGGTTGAACTTAAATATCGAGGACAACCCATGAAAATGGATGACACCTTTCATGTTGTTATGAATAACTATAGAGCAGGTGGTGGCGGAGGGTACTCGATGTTTTCAGCAGATAAAATCATTAAGGATATTCCTGTCGAAGGGGCTCAAATGATAATAGATTATTTCAAAGCGCATCCGTATCTTGAAGTTCCAAATGTAACAGATTTTCAAGTGAAGTATTCATAA
- a CDS encoding ABC transporter permease — MMNYLRENGTELLWKALEHLYISVIALIIAIIVAVPLGLLISRVERLSKIALTVAGILQTIPTLAVLALMIPLFGVGKTPAIVALFMYVLLPILNNTVIGLQNIDPNVKEAGRSMGMTHFQLTKDVELPLSLPLILSGIRLSSVYVISWATLASYVGAGGLGDFIFNGLNLYKPEMIISAAVLVTLIALLVDFGLSRIEHWVLPKGLKVSR, encoded by the coding sequence ATGATGAATTACTTACGAGAAAATGGTACTGAACTTCTGTGGAAAGCGTTAGAGCATTTGTATATTTCGGTTATCGCGCTCATTATTGCCATTATCGTTGCAGTGCCATTAGGGTTACTCATTTCAAGAGTCGAACGACTATCAAAAATTGCACTCACAGTCGCAGGCATTTTACAAACGATTCCTACTTTGGCAGTGTTAGCGCTCATGATTCCTTTATTTGGAGTGGGGAAAACGCCTGCTATTGTTGCATTATTTATGTATGTCTTACTGCCGATTTTAAACAACACCGTAATTGGGCTTCAAAATATCGATCCAAATGTGAAAGAAGCTGGGAGAAGTATGGGAATGACTCATTTTCAACTCACAAAAGATGTGGAGTTGCCGTTGTCTTTGCCTCTTATTTTAAGCGGTATTCGACTATCATCGGTTTACGTGATTAGTTGGGCTACGCTTGCAAGTTATGTTGGTGCAGGTGGATTAGGTGACTTTATCTTCAATGGTTTGAACTTGTATAAGCCAGAGATGATTATTAGTGCAGCAGTATTAGTCACGCTAATTGCATTACTTGTGGACTTTGGTTTATCACGTATTGAGCATTGGGTCTTACCCAAAGGTTTAAAAGTTTCCAGATAA